In Macadamia integrifolia cultivar HAES 741 chromosome 12, SCU_Mint_v3, whole genome shotgun sequence, the following are encoded in one genomic region:
- the LOC122057234 gene encoding folate synthesis bifunctional protein, mitochondrial-like, with amino-acid sequence MNIFKQILPSKPRFKGISKWSRVTCLSFLHSSPTPSVEVHSPEQEVVIALGSNVGNRLYNFNEALHLMKKLGVQITRHGCLYETQPAYVTDQPFFLNSVIRGVTKLGPHELLAAVKKIEKDMGRTAGIRYGPRPIDLDILFYGNFKINSDALTVPHERIWERPFVMAPLIDILGLAIESDVVASWHAFSKHSGGIFESWKKLGGDSLIGRDGLKRVLPVGNHLWDWSKRTHVMGVLNLTPDSFSDGGKFQSVEAAVSQVRLMVSEGADIIDIGAQSTRPFASWISAEEELDRLIPVLEAILEIPGIEGKLVSVDTFHSEVALETIKRGAHLVNDVSGGQLDSKMLKVAADLGVPYVAMHMRGDPGTMLSDENLQYEDVCVQVASELYLQIRDAELSGVPAWRIIVDPGIGFSKNTEHNLEILMGLPTIRREIAMKSLAVSHAPILIGPSRKRFLGDICNRPDATQRDSATVAAVTAGILGGANIIRVHNVRDNLDSARLCDALLKHGRALS; translated from the exons ATGAACATATTCAAGCAAATACTTCCCTCTAAACCTCGCTTTAAAGGGATCAGTAAGTGGTCTAGAG TAACTTGTCTTTCTTTCCTCCATTCATCTCCTACTCCCTCAGTTGAAGTTCATTCTCCAGAACAGGAAGTAGTAATTGCTTTGGGGAGCAATGTGGGTAATAGACTTTATAATTTCAATGAAGCTTTGCATTTAATGAAGAAGCTGGGTGTCCAGATCACAAGACATGGATGTTTATATGAGACACAGCCTGCCTATGTTACTGATCAGCCGTTTTTCCTCAACTCTGTGATTAGAGGTGTTACAAAACTTGGACCACATGAATTATTGGCGGCAGttaagaaaattgagaaagacATGGGTCGAACCGCTGGAATAAGGTATGGCCCGAGACCAATTGACCTAGACATATTGTTCTATGGGAATTTCAAGATCAATTCTGACGCTCTTACTGTTCCACATGAGAGGATTTGGGAAAGACCCTTTGTAATGGCCCCACTAATAGATATACTTGGATTGGCCATAGAAAGTGATGTAGTGGCAAGCTGGCATGCATTTTCCAAGCATTCAGGAGGAATTTTTGAATCATGGAAGAAACTTGGTGGTGATTCCCTCATTGGAAGGGATGGACTTAAACGGGTTTTGCCTGTTGGAAATCACCTATGGGACTGGTCAAAGAGAACCCATGTCATGGGTGTTCTTAACCTGACTCCTGACAGTTTCAGTGATGGTGGAAAGTTTCAATCAGTAGAAGCTGCAGTTTCTCAAGTCCGCTTGATGGTCTCAGAAGGGGCTGATATTATTGATATTGGTGCACAATCCACTCGCCCATTTGCATCTTGGATTTCTGCAGAAGAAGAGCTAGATAGACTGATACCTGTTCTAGAAGCTATTCTCGAAATACCTGGGATAGAGGGGAAGCTTGTATCTGTGGATACTTTTCACTCAGAAGTTGCACTGGAAACAATTAAAAGAGGGGCTCATCTTGTCAATGATGTATCGGGTGGGCAGTTAGATTCTAAAATGCTTAAGGTTGCTGCAGATCTTGGGGTTCCTTATGTGGCAATGCACATGAGGGGGGACCCCGGTACTATGCTGAGTGATGAAAATCTACAATATGAAGATGTCTGTGTGCAGGTCGCTTCTGAGTTGTATTTGCAGATCAGAGATGCTGAATTATCAGGGGTCCCAGCATGGAGGATTATTGTTGACCCTGGAATTGGGTTCTCCAAGAATACCGAGCACAATTTGGAAATCCTTATGGGTTTGCCGACCATTCGACGAGAGATAGCAATGAAGAGCTTGGCTGTTTCTCATGCACCCATCTTGATTGGACCCTCCAGAAAGAGGTTTTTAGGTGATATTTGCAATCGGCCAGATGCTACTCAAAGAGACTCCGCAACAGTTGCTGCAGTCACTGCAGGGATTTTGGGTGGTGCAAACATCATAAGAGTCCACAATGTTAGGGACAACTTGGATTCTGCAAGGCTCTGCGATGCATTACTGAAGCATGGAAGAGCTCTTTCGTGA
- the LOC122057335 gene encoding ESCRT-related protein CHMP1-like, translating into MMKKEKLMDQIFNLKLTSKSLVRQAKKCEQEEKSEKLKVKKAIEKGNMDGARIYAQNAIRKRNEQLNYLRFASRLDAVVARLGSQSNLQSVGKSMGGIVKSLEGALCVGNMEKISQTMDRFEKVFVNMEVQASFTEKSMAGTTSLSTPEGEVGSLMQQVADDYGLEVSLKLPQAGSSNQQALEVPKESRTVIPLTEEELSRRLADLKSKG; encoded by the coding sequence atgatgaagaaggagaagctgATGGATCAGATCTTCAACCTGAAGCTAACATCGAAATCACTGGTAAGGCAAGCAAAGAAGTGTGAGCAAGAAGAGAAATCTGAAAAGTTGAAGGTAAAGAAGGCGATCGAGAAAGGGAACATGGACGGTGCGAGGATCTACGCGCAGAACGCAATCCGCAAGCGTAACGAGCAGCTCAACTACCTGCGCTTCGCATCGAGGCTTGACGCAGTAGTGGCGAGGCTAGGGAGTCAGAGTAACCTGCAGAGTGTGGGCAAGTCGATGGGTGGAATCGTGAAGTCACTGGAAGGGGCACTTTGTGTGGGGAACATGGAGAAGATATCACAGACCATGGATAGGTTTGAGAAGGTGTTTGTGAACATGGAAGTACAGGCTAGCTTCACAGAGAAGTCCATGGCAGGGACTACATCTTTGTCCACACCAGAAGGGGAGGTGGGTTCTTTGATGCAACAAGTGGCTGATGATTATGGGTTGGAGGTGTCCCTGAAGCTTCCACAGGCAGGGAGTAGTAATCAACAGGCTCTGGAGGTGCCCAAAGAGAGTAGGACTGTGATTCCTCTTACTGAGGAGGAGCTGAGTAGGCGATTGGCTGATCTCAAATCTAAGGGCTAG